The following proteins come from a genomic window of Clupea harengus chromosome 22, Ch_v2.0.2, whole genome shotgun sequence:
- the sh3d19 gene encoding SH3 domain-containing protein 19 isoform X1, with protein sequence MLSVIKLELLYVVLIDDRTGQSYKCEDFGICCPTTTRNYRSERNKPDHIQPSSRPLASIRAAFKRTSGRTPSQSDHTRDRRRPEITILSAEPLASTSWFPGASGAFAPALPSTQPVWGASISVAAKPPPSYDQVIKEKTQVQVETPVPPPRRSHTTTIATQTDTVVNSPDPECKPPTQPSSCEGSKLKRPPKPPRPSFPVKPQQAPRESSLLTAEPAANRKETKSTHTEDIGSANTVHPNTTEHPDQSPAASKSCSLELEPSEHCSISDNTVPDSSNPDPSQSSSDSPRTQAPRPVPRPRTIPSKPVSTEVKVQTLVRLKDGGDVLQLIPESSRDSPPNPYLKELLEAFGPDAPAHSSDSEGAHSELSDESGDESVDMSIRNKIKAFETQVSTDDHVNTPGPTPKPRIQNKPPMVALKPVLAPRLSVKRQTDENHNDNGNEKTSLAPKLAPTPALRPVPPKKPSIDQMEEPVAPTPKMALLPPSRPSLRNKPESFPPQEETPTAKAPPPVRTKPTRELLNNNNHNSTGLSSANRWSTEWPDLQSSSKQENESANDPIPVTANFKDAAVPAPPKPIQRAGGSFSRGGVSRKPTMIRVPSISAKSADDSQDDPPPLPVQKPVGGPPPSTQKNSFRSQESFSRSSPDLSLPPRPTGGKVLPPRPPPAKAGPGRPPPPRKEASQPPASVSSVAKGASPNLGQHQAQRSSKPSKKGPALPPRPKPGHRLYNKYTLEIPHAIAEFDCNGTKPGELSFQKNEVLVLLDQIDSKTFECQAGGVSGRVQTSYMKIITPLTAYSQHETPLNTQPEPSGNGGMQVQVLYDFIPEGQGELCLMAGDVVCEVEQLDSEWYLGTVRGARGFFPINYVKVMSTAPTTVAKALPEALSSGPRCMARFSFEAERDDELMFSEGDVIQLQEYIGEEWARGKLGTSVGIFPINFVDIIEHLPSDAGQTKIALPGMVSSQYMSSKPSQSESEQSEWAEDLPPQRASDAGQTKIALPGMVSSHKPKPSQSESEQGEWAEALYDYTAEADDDLPLRQGDRILITAHIDEEWCSGRANGREGVFPRTFVQFS encoded by the exons ATGCTCTCTGTGATCAAACTTGAATTACTTTATGTTGTTTTGATCGATGACAGAACAGGACAATCTTATAAATGTGAAGATTTTGGAATATGTTgtccaacaacaacaagaaatt ATCGATCAGAAAGGAATAAGCCTGACCACATCCAGCCAAG ctcaAGACCACTGGCTTCCATACGAGCTGCCTTCAAAAGGA CTTCAGGGAGAACCCCTTCCCAGAGTGACCACACGAGAGACAGAAG GCGGCCAGAGATAACCATCCTGTCTGCTGAGCCTTTGGCCTCCACCTCCTGGTTCCCCGGGGCGTCTGGGGCGTTCGCACCTGCTCTTCCCTCTACTCAGCCTGTCTGGGGTGCTAGCATCTCAGTGGCTGCCAAG CCCCCACCATCCTATGATCAGGTCATCAAGGAGAAAACACAGGTGCAGGTTGAAACACCAGTACCACCCCCCCGTCGATCCCACACCACGACAATTGCCACACAGACGGACACTGTGGTGAACTCACCTGACCCAGAATGCAAACCCCCCACACAGCCCAGCAGCTGTGAAGGATCAAAGT tgaaAAGGCCTCCAAAACCTCCACGCCCATCGTTTCCTGTGAAGCCACAGCAGGCACCAAGGGAGAGCTCACTGCTAACAGCTGAACCCGCTGCCAAtcgaaaagaaacaaaaagcacacacacagaggatattGGTAGTGCAAATACTGTTCACCCAAATACCACTGAACACCCAGATCAGTCACCAGCAGCATCCAAGTCCTGTAGCTTGGAATTAGAGCCCTCTGAACATTGTAGCATTTCTGACAACACTGTCCCTGACTCGTCCAACCCTGACCCCTCTCAATCATCCTCTGATTCCCCCCGGACACAGGCACCTCGGCCTGTTCCACGCCCTCGCACAATACCTAGTAAACCTGTCAGCACAGAGGTCAAGGTTCAAACTCTAGTCCGTCTAAAAGATGGTGGGGATGTTCTCCAGTTGATCCCTGAAAGTAGCAGAGACTCTCCTCCTAACCCCTATCTCAAGGAGCTGCTAGAGGCCTTCGGCCCGGACGCTCCCGCTCACTCCAGTGACTCTGAGGGCGCCCACAGTGAGCTAAGTGACGAGAGTGGAGACGAGTCTGTTGACATGAGTATTCGTAATAAAATCAAGGCCTTTGAGACCCAGGTCAGCACAGATGACCATGTCAATACTCCTGGCCCTACTCCAAAGCCCCGCATCCAGAACAAACCCCCTATGGTGGCACTTAAGCCAGTATTAGCACCCCGACTCTCAGTTAAGAGACAAACAGATGAGAACCACAATGACAATGGAAACGAGAAGACCAGTCTTGCTCCCAAATTGGCCCCTACTCCAGCTCTACGGCCTGTGCCTCCCAAGAAGCCCTCTATTGATCAGATGGAAGAGCCTGTAGCGCCCACACCGAAGATGGCCCTCCTTCCGCCCTCACGTCCTTCTTTGCGGAATAAACCCGAAAGCTTTCCTCCTCAGGAGGAGACACCCACGGCTAAAGCTCCCCCACCTGTTCGGACCAAGCCCACCCGAGAGCtgcttaacaacaacaaccataaTTCAACCGGCCTTTCCTCAGCTAACAGGTGGTCCACAGAATGGCCCGACCTTCAGTCCTCCAGCAAACAGGAGAATGAGTCTGCAAATGACCCTATACCAG tcaCAGCCaacttcaaagatgctgcagtTCCTGCTCCCCCCAAACCAATCCAAAGAGCAGGGGGGTCCTTCAGCCGTGGAGGAGTCTCTCGCAAGCCTACAATGATCCGGGTTCCAAGTATATCTGCCAAGT CCGCAGACGATTCCCAGGATGACCCACCACCTCTTCCCGTTCAGAAGCCTGTTGGAGGACCTCCACCATCCACCCAGAAGAACAGCTTCAGATCACAG GAGTCCTTCAGTCGGTCATCTCctgacctctccctccctccaag GCCAACTGGAGGCAAGGTACTGCCACCTCGTCCCCCTCCAGCTAAAGCTGGCCCAGGCAGACCGCCTCCTCCCAGAAAAGAGGCATCTCAGCCTCCTGCCTCCGTCTCTTCAGTGGCCAAAGGGGCATCGCCCAACCTAGGCCAACATCAGGCGCAGAGGTCATCCAAACCATCTAAAAAAGGACCCGCTCTACCCCCAAGACCGAAGCCAGGACACCGACTCTACAACAAATACACA CTTGAGATCCCTCATGCCATTGCTGAGTTTGATTGCAACGGAACTAAGCCAGGAGAGCTCTCCTTTCAG AAAAATGAGGTCCTGGTCTTGCTGGATCAGATAGACAGTAAAACCTTTGAGTGTCAGGCTGGAGGTGTGAGCGGACGTGTGCAGACGTCTTACATGAAGATCATCACTCCACTCACTGCTTACTCACAGCATGAAACTCCACTG AATACCCAGCCAGAGCCCTCAGGAAATGGTGGAATGCAGGTTCAGGTCCTCTATGACTTCATCCCAG agGGCCAAGGGGAGCTGTGTCTGATGGcaggtgatgtggtgtgtgaggtagagcAGCTGGACAGTGAATGGTATCTGGGCACCGTCAGAGGAGCCAGAGGCTTCTTCCCCATCAACTATGTTAAAGTGATG TCAACTGCACCCACAACCGTTGCCAAAGCTTTGCCGGAAGCACTCAGCAG TGGACCACGATGTATGGCGCGATTCAGCTTTGAAGCGGAGCGCGATGACGAGCTGATGTTCTCTGAAGGAGATGTGATCCAGCTGCAGGAGTACATTGGGGAGGAGTGGGCACGGGGGAAACTGGGCACCAGTGTGGGCATCTTCCCAATTAACTTTGTGGACATCATAGAACACCTGCCATCAGACGCTGGCCAGACCAAGATAGCTCTGCCTG GAATGGTGTCCTCTCAATACATGTCCTCAAAACCAAGTCAg TCAGAATCTGAGCAGAGTGAGTGGGCAGAAGACCTGCCACCTCAAAGGGCATCAGACGCTGGTCAGACCAAGATAGCTCTGCCTG GCATGGTGTCCTCTCATAAACCAAAACCAAGTCAG TCAGAATCTGAGCAGGGTGAGTGGGCAGAGGCCTTGTATGACTACACGGCTGAGGCGGATGATGATCTTCCCCTCCGGCAGGGTGACCGTATCCTGATCACAGCACACATCGATGAGGAATGGTGCAGTGGCCGTGCCAACGGCAGAGAGGGCGTCTTCCCCAGAACATTTGTACAATTCAGCTGA
- the sh3d19 gene encoding SH3 domain-containing protein 19 isoform X2, whose amino-acid sequence MLSVIKLELLYVVLIDDRTGQSYKCEDFGICCPTTTRNYRSERNKPDHIQPSSRPLASIRAAFKRTSGRTPSQSDHTRDRRRPEITILSAEPLASTSWFPGASGAFAPALPSTQPVWGASISVAAKVIKEKTQVQVETPVPPPRRSHTTTIATQTDTVVNSPDPECKPPTQPSSCEGSKLKRPPKPPRPSFPVKPQQAPRESSLLTAEPAANRKETKSTHTEDIGSANTVHPNTTEHPDQSPAASKSCSLELEPSEHCSISDNTVPDSSNPDPSQSSSDSPRTQAPRPVPRPRTIPSKPVSTEVKVQTLVRLKDGGDVLQLIPESSRDSPPNPYLKELLEAFGPDAPAHSSDSEGAHSELSDESGDESVDMSIRNKIKAFETQVSTDDHVNTPGPTPKPRIQNKPPMVALKPVLAPRLSVKRQTDENHNDNGNEKTSLAPKLAPTPALRPVPPKKPSIDQMEEPVAPTPKMALLPPSRPSLRNKPESFPPQEETPTAKAPPPVRTKPTRELLNNNNHNSTGLSSANRWSTEWPDLQSSSKQENESANDPIPVTANFKDAAVPAPPKPIQRAGGSFSRGGVSRKPTMIRVPSISAKSADDSQDDPPPLPVQKPVGGPPPSTQKNSFRSQESFSRSSPDLSLPPRPTGGKVLPPRPPPAKAGPGRPPPPRKEASQPPASVSSVAKGASPNLGQHQAQRSSKPSKKGPALPPRPKPGHRLYNKYTLEIPHAIAEFDCNGTKPGELSFQKNEVLVLLDQIDSKTFECQAGGVSGRVQTSYMKIITPLTAYSQHETPLNTQPEPSGNGGMQVQVLYDFIPEGQGELCLMAGDVVCEVEQLDSEWYLGTVRGARGFFPINYVKVMSTAPTTVAKALPEALSSGPRCMARFSFEAERDDELMFSEGDVIQLQEYIGEEWARGKLGTSVGIFPINFVDIIEHLPSDAGQTKIALPGMVSSQYMSSKPSQSESEQSEWAEDLPPQRASDAGQTKIALPGMVSSHKPKPSQSESEQGEWAEALYDYTAEADDDLPLRQGDRILITAHIDEEWCSGRANGREGVFPRTFVQFS is encoded by the exons ATGCTCTCTGTGATCAAACTTGAATTACTTTATGTTGTTTTGATCGATGACAGAACAGGACAATCTTATAAATGTGAAGATTTTGGAATATGTTgtccaacaacaacaagaaatt ATCGATCAGAAAGGAATAAGCCTGACCACATCCAGCCAAG ctcaAGACCACTGGCTTCCATACGAGCTGCCTTCAAAAGGA CTTCAGGGAGAACCCCTTCCCAGAGTGACCACACGAGAGACAGAAG GCGGCCAGAGATAACCATCCTGTCTGCTGAGCCTTTGGCCTCCACCTCCTGGTTCCCCGGGGCGTCTGGGGCGTTCGCACCTGCTCTTCCCTCTACTCAGCCTGTCTGGGGTGCTAGCATCTCAGTGGCTGCCAAG GTCATCAAGGAGAAAACACAGGTGCAGGTTGAAACACCAGTACCACCCCCCCGTCGATCCCACACCACGACAATTGCCACACAGACGGACACTGTGGTGAACTCACCTGACCCAGAATGCAAACCCCCCACACAGCCCAGCAGCTGTGAAGGATCAAAGT tgaaAAGGCCTCCAAAACCTCCACGCCCATCGTTTCCTGTGAAGCCACAGCAGGCACCAAGGGAGAGCTCACTGCTAACAGCTGAACCCGCTGCCAAtcgaaaagaaacaaaaagcacacacacagaggatattGGTAGTGCAAATACTGTTCACCCAAATACCACTGAACACCCAGATCAGTCACCAGCAGCATCCAAGTCCTGTAGCTTGGAATTAGAGCCCTCTGAACATTGTAGCATTTCTGACAACACTGTCCCTGACTCGTCCAACCCTGACCCCTCTCAATCATCCTCTGATTCCCCCCGGACACAGGCACCTCGGCCTGTTCCACGCCCTCGCACAATACCTAGTAAACCTGTCAGCACAGAGGTCAAGGTTCAAACTCTAGTCCGTCTAAAAGATGGTGGGGATGTTCTCCAGTTGATCCCTGAAAGTAGCAGAGACTCTCCTCCTAACCCCTATCTCAAGGAGCTGCTAGAGGCCTTCGGCCCGGACGCTCCCGCTCACTCCAGTGACTCTGAGGGCGCCCACAGTGAGCTAAGTGACGAGAGTGGAGACGAGTCTGTTGACATGAGTATTCGTAATAAAATCAAGGCCTTTGAGACCCAGGTCAGCACAGATGACCATGTCAATACTCCTGGCCCTACTCCAAAGCCCCGCATCCAGAACAAACCCCCTATGGTGGCACTTAAGCCAGTATTAGCACCCCGACTCTCAGTTAAGAGACAAACAGATGAGAACCACAATGACAATGGAAACGAGAAGACCAGTCTTGCTCCCAAATTGGCCCCTACTCCAGCTCTACGGCCTGTGCCTCCCAAGAAGCCCTCTATTGATCAGATGGAAGAGCCTGTAGCGCCCACACCGAAGATGGCCCTCCTTCCGCCCTCACGTCCTTCTTTGCGGAATAAACCCGAAAGCTTTCCTCCTCAGGAGGAGACACCCACGGCTAAAGCTCCCCCACCTGTTCGGACCAAGCCCACCCGAGAGCtgcttaacaacaacaaccataaTTCAACCGGCCTTTCCTCAGCTAACAGGTGGTCCACAGAATGGCCCGACCTTCAGTCCTCCAGCAAACAGGAGAATGAGTCTGCAAATGACCCTATACCAG tcaCAGCCaacttcaaagatgctgcagtTCCTGCTCCCCCCAAACCAATCCAAAGAGCAGGGGGGTCCTTCAGCCGTGGAGGAGTCTCTCGCAAGCCTACAATGATCCGGGTTCCAAGTATATCTGCCAAGT CCGCAGACGATTCCCAGGATGACCCACCACCTCTTCCCGTTCAGAAGCCTGTTGGAGGACCTCCACCATCCACCCAGAAGAACAGCTTCAGATCACAG GAGTCCTTCAGTCGGTCATCTCctgacctctccctccctccaag GCCAACTGGAGGCAAGGTACTGCCACCTCGTCCCCCTCCAGCTAAAGCTGGCCCAGGCAGACCGCCTCCTCCCAGAAAAGAGGCATCTCAGCCTCCTGCCTCCGTCTCTTCAGTGGCCAAAGGGGCATCGCCCAACCTAGGCCAACATCAGGCGCAGAGGTCATCCAAACCATCTAAAAAAGGACCCGCTCTACCCCCAAGACCGAAGCCAGGACACCGACTCTACAACAAATACACA CTTGAGATCCCTCATGCCATTGCTGAGTTTGATTGCAACGGAACTAAGCCAGGAGAGCTCTCCTTTCAG AAAAATGAGGTCCTGGTCTTGCTGGATCAGATAGACAGTAAAACCTTTGAGTGTCAGGCTGGAGGTGTGAGCGGACGTGTGCAGACGTCTTACATGAAGATCATCACTCCACTCACTGCTTACTCACAGCATGAAACTCCACTG AATACCCAGCCAGAGCCCTCAGGAAATGGTGGAATGCAGGTTCAGGTCCTCTATGACTTCATCCCAG agGGCCAAGGGGAGCTGTGTCTGATGGcaggtgatgtggtgtgtgaggtagagcAGCTGGACAGTGAATGGTATCTGGGCACCGTCAGAGGAGCCAGAGGCTTCTTCCCCATCAACTATGTTAAAGTGATG TCAACTGCACCCACAACCGTTGCCAAAGCTTTGCCGGAAGCACTCAGCAG TGGACCACGATGTATGGCGCGATTCAGCTTTGAAGCGGAGCGCGATGACGAGCTGATGTTCTCTGAAGGAGATGTGATCCAGCTGCAGGAGTACATTGGGGAGGAGTGGGCACGGGGGAAACTGGGCACCAGTGTGGGCATCTTCCCAATTAACTTTGTGGACATCATAGAACACCTGCCATCAGACGCTGGCCAGACCAAGATAGCTCTGCCTG GAATGGTGTCCTCTCAATACATGTCCTCAAAACCAAGTCAg TCAGAATCTGAGCAGAGTGAGTGGGCAGAAGACCTGCCACCTCAAAGGGCATCAGACGCTGGTCAGACCAAGATAGCTCTGCCTG GCATGGTGTCCTCTCATAAACCAAAACCAAGTCAG TCAGAATCTGAGCAGGGTGAGTGGGCAGAGGCCTTGTATGACTACACGGCTGAGGCGGATGATGATCTTCCCCTCCGGCAGGGTGACCGTATCCTGATCACAGCACACATCGATGAGGAATGGTGCAGTGGCCGTGCCAACGGCAGAGAGGGCGTCTTCCCCAGAACATTTGTACAATTCAGCTGA
- the sh3d19 gene encoding SH3 domain-containing protein 19 isoform X3 produces MAEARREEEDDLKDASVLRNRNQAADRSERNKPDHIQPSSRPLASIRAAFKRTSGRTPSQSDHTRDRRRPEITILSAEPLASTSWFPGASGAFAPALPSTQPVWGASISVAAKPPPSYDQVIKEKTQVQVETPVPPPRRSHTTTIATQTDTVVNSPDPECKPPTQPSSCEGSKLKRPPKPPRPSFPVKPQQAPRESSLLTAEPAANRKETKSTHTEDIGSANTVHPNTTEHPDQSPAASKSCSLELEPSEHCSISDNTVPDSSNPDPSQSSSDSPRTQAPRPVPRPRTIPSKPVSTEVKVQTLVRLKDGGDVLQLIPESSRDSPPNPYLKELLEAFGPDAPAHSSDSEGAHSELSDESGDESVDMSIRNKIKAFETQVSTDDHVNTPGPTPKPRIQNKPPMVALKPVLAPRLSVKRQTDENHNDNGNEKTSLAPKLAPTPALRPVPPKKPSIDQMEEPVAPTPKMALLPPSRPSLRNKPESFPPQEETPTAKAPPPVRTKPTRELLNNNNHNSTGLSSANRWSTEWPDLQSSSKQENESANDPIPVTANFKDAAVPAPPKPIQRAGGSFSRGGVSRKPTMIRVPSISAKSADDSQDDPPPLPVQKPVGGPPPSTQKNSFRSQESFSRSSPDLSLPPRPTGGKVLPPRPPPAKAGPGRPPPPRKEASQPPASVSSVAKGASPNLGQHQAQRSSKPSKKGPALPPRPKPGHRLYNKYTLEIPHAIAEFDCNGTKPGELSFQKNEVLVLLDQIDSKTFECQAGGVSGRVQTSYMKIITPLTAYSQHETPLNTQPEPSGNGGMQVQVLYDFIPEGQGELCLMAGDVVCEVEQLDSEWYLGTVRGARGFFPINYVKVMSTAPTTVAKALPEALSSGPRCMARFSFEAERDDELMFSEGDVIQLQEYIGEEWARGKLGTSVGIFPINFVDIIEHLPSDAGQTKIALPGMVSSQYMSSKPSQSESEQSEWAEDLPPQRASDAGQTKIALPGMVSSHKPKPSQSESEQGEWAEALYDYTAEADDDLPLRQGDRILITAHIDEEWCSGRANGREGVFPRTFVQFS; encoded by the exons ATGGCCGAAGCTAGACGCGAGGAAGAAGACGACTTGAAAGATGCCAGTGTTCTCCGCAATCGAAATCAAGCAGCAG ATCGATCAGAAAGGAATAAGCCTGACCACATCCAGCCAAG ctcaAGACCACTGGCTTCCATACGAGCTGCCTTCAAAAGGA CTTCAGGGAGAACCCCTTCCCAGAGTGACCACACGAGAGACAGAAG GCGGCCAGAGATAACCATCCTGTCTGCTGAGCCTTTGGCCTCCACCTCCTGGTTCCCCGGGGCGTCTGGGGCGTTCGCACCTGCTCTTCCCTCTACTCAGCCTGTCTGGGGTGCTAGCATCTCAGTGGCTGCCAAG CCCCCACCATCCTATGATCAGGTCATCAAGGAGAAAACACAGGTGCAGGTTGAAACACCAGTACCACCCCCCCGTCGATCCCACACCACGACAATTGCCACACAGACGGACACTGTGGTGAACTCACCTGACCCAGAATGCAAACCCCCCACACAGCCCAGCAGCTGTGAAGGATCAAAGT tgaaAAGGCCTCCAAAACCTCCACGCCCATCGTTTCCTGTGAAGCCACAGCAGGCACCAAGGGAGAGCTCACTGCTAACAGCTGAACCCGCTGCCAAtcgaaaagaaacaaaaagcacacacacagaggatattGGTAGTGCAAATACTGTTCACCCAAATACCACTGAACACCCAGATCAGTCACCAGCAGCATCCAAGTCCTGTAGCTTGGAATTAGAGCCCTCTGAACATTGTAGCATTTCTGACAACACTGTCCCTGACTCGTCCAACCCTGACCCCTCTCAATCATCCTCTGATTCCCCCCGGACACAGGCACCTCGGCCTGTTCCACGCCCTCGCACAATACCTAGTAAACCTGTCAGCACAGAGGTCAAGGTTCAAACTCTAGTCCGTCTAAAAGATGGTGGGGATGTTCTCCAGTTGATCCCTGAAAGTAGCAGAGACTCTCCTCCTAACCCCTATCTCAAGGAGCTGCTAGAGGCCTTCGGCCCGGACGCTCCCGCTCACTCCAGTGACTCTGAGGGCGCCCACAGTGAGCTAAGTGACGAGAGTGGAGACGAGTCTGTTGACATGAGTATTCGTAATAAAATCAAGGCCTTTGAGACCCAGGTCAGCACAGATGACCATGTCAATACTCCTGGCCCTACTCCAAAGCCCCGCATCCAGAACAAACCCCCTATGGTGGCACTTAAGCCAGTATTAGCACCCCGACTCTCAGTTAAGAGACAAACAGATGAGAACCACAATGACAATGGAAACGAGAAGACCAGTCTTGCTCCCAAATTGGCCCCTACTCCAGCTCTACGGCCTGTGCCTCCCAAGAAGCCCTCTATTGATCAGATGGAAGAGCCTGTAGCGCCCACACCGAAGATGGCCCTCCTTCCGCCCTCACGTCCTTCTTTGCGGAATAAACCCGAAAGCTTTCCTCCTCAGGAGGAGACACCCACGGCTAAAGCTCCCCCACCTGTTCGGACCAAGCCCACCCGAGAGCtgcttaacaacaacaaccataaTTCAACCGGCCTTTCCTCAGCTAACAGGTGGTCCACAGAATGGCCCGACCTTCAGTCCTCCAGCAAACAGGAGAATGAGTCTGCAAATGACCCTATACCAG tcaCAGCCaacttcaaagatgctgcagtTCCTGCTCCCCCCAAACCAATCCAAAGAGCAGGGGGGTCCTTCAGCCGTGGAGGAGTCTCTCGCAAGCCTACAATGATCCGGGTTCCAAGTATATCTGCCAAGT CCGCAGACGATTCCCAGGATGACCCACCACCTCTTCCCGTTCAGAAGCCTGTTGGAGGACCTCCACCATCCACCCAGAAGAACAGCTTCAGATCACAG GAGTCCTTCAGTCGGTCATCTCctgacctctccctccctccaag GCCAACTGGAGGCAAGGTACTGCCACCTCGTCCCCCTCCAGCTAAAGCTGGCCCAGGCAGACCGCCTCCTCCCAGAAAAGAGGCATCTCAGCCTCCTGCCTCCGTCTCTTCAGTGGCCAAAGGGGCATCGCCCAACCTAGGCCAACATCAGGCGCAGAGGTCATCCAAACCATCTAAAAAAGGACCCGCTCTACCCCCAAGACCGAAGCCAGGACACCGACTCTACAACAAATACACA CTTGAGATCCCTCATGCCATTGCTGAGTTTGATTGCAACGGAACTAAGCCAGGAGAGCTCTCCTTTCAG AAAAATGAGGTCCTGGTCTTGCTGGATCAGATAGACAGTAAAACCTTTGAGTGTCAGGCTGGAGGTGTGAGCGGACGTGTGCAGACGTCTTACATGAAGATCATCACTCCACTCACTGCTTACTCACAGCATGAAACTCCACTG AATACCCAGCCAGAGCCCTCAGGAAATGGTGGAATGCAGGTTCAGGTCCTCTATGACTTCATCCCAG agGGCCAAGGGGAGCTGTGTCTGATGGcaggtgatgtggtgtgtgaggtagagcAGCTGGACAGTGAATGGTATCTGGGCACCGTCAGAGGAGCCAGAGGCTTCTTCCCCATCAACTATGTTAAAGTGATG TCAACTGCACCCACAACCGTTGCCAAAGCTTTGCCGGAAGCACTCAGCAG TGGACCACGATGTATGGCGCGATTCAGCTTTGAAGCGGAGCGCGATGACGAGCTGATGTTCTCTGAAGGAGATGTGATCCAGCTGCAGGAGTACATTGGGGAGGAGTGGGCACGGGGGAAACTGGGCACCAGTGTGGGCATCTTCCCAATTAACTTTGTGGACATCATAGAACACCTGCCATCAGACGCTGGCCAGACCAAGATAGCTCTGCCTG GAATGGTGTCCTCTCAATACATGTCCTCAAAACCAAGTCAg TCAGAATCTGAGCAGAGTGAGTGGGCAGAAGACCTGCCACCTCAAAGGGCATCAGACGCTGGTCAGACCAAGATAGCTCTGCCTG GCATGGTGTCCTCTCATAAACCAAAACCAAGTCAG TCAGAATCTGAGCAGGGTGAGTGGGCAGAGGCCTTGTATGACTACACGGCTGAGGCGGATGATGATCTTCCCCTCCGGCAGGGTGACCGTATCCTGATCACAGCACACATCGATGAGGAATGGTGCAGTGGCCGTGCCAACGGCAGAGAGGGCGTCTTCCCCAGAACATTTGTACAATTCAGCTGA